CTGCTGGCGTGGAGCTTATGATGACTGATGCGACTGAGACTACGGCCGAGGTCGACGAGGTGAAGCGCAAGTCTGCAGAGGCGGATCGCAACCAGCGATTTATGATGCGACTTCTGAGTCACCGTACGCATCCTCACCAAGAAACCGATTTTGAAGCTATGGCCAAGTTCACGTTTCCCTCGGAACCGCATCGACCCATGTCCAGCATCGTTATGGAGGTCATGGCTCGTGTCGACCCCAACAGCTACGTATTAGAACATATGCAAACGATCACCTCGCTATGGCAGCGTGCCATCAACGAGAAATTCTACGAGCCGATCCCCCGATTCGAAGCTATCACAAAATATTGTTTAATGTCGGATGACGTTCCACTCTCCGAAGTAATCACCCCTTTGGTTGGAGTCTTGCAAGACACCGTGGAAGTGAATGCAGTTCCTCGCTTCAAGTACGCTCCGGCATCAAGAGATAAACGAATCACTCGACAGACGCCACAGTCGGATCTGCAGCCCCTAGTCGACTCGACTGGAGCCATGCGTCTACTTTACCAGATCGCCTGCGGGGTATTACACAATAAAAGTGCAATGGAGACATTCTGGCAAAACATCAGAATCTCATTCATTCTTGTGATGCTGCACCCGTCACATCCACTAGGTGATATTGTGCTTTTAATGAACCTCCTGTCAACAAGCATTCGCGCAGACTCTTTTGGTCCGATCAGAAATTCTGACCAGGACCAACTGGACGTGCAAAAGTGGATAGTGGACCGCCTCACACACATGCTGAGCGAGCCTGCGATACCGGACGAAGGTGTAGAGCCCTACACTGCATATGACATTTGTGCGATGCGCCTGGAGGTCCTGCTGCTACTGGAGTCGCTGGCATTAAATCCTATGGCGCCGTCCCCAAAGCATGCCAGTACAATCCTCGCACTGCATCCGAATGCACTCGCTCGTTTATTCCGGTCAATGCACGATGAGCTGGATGCACTTTACTCCTCCCCGCCAGAGTCAGACCTGCGAGTTGCGCTGGTCAATGGCCTTATGCGGCTGGTTTTCGGGGTCATGCGGCAGCATGGCCCCTTGATCAATATGCAGGAGAAGCTGGCGTGTGTGCCCGGCAGCAAACAGAAACATCTGGTTGTGTTAACTCGGTTGGCATTTTGTGATGGGACGATGCTGGAGGCGGGCATCGATGACGAAACTGTTGACATGGCTCACGAGCTGCTAGAGGAATGGACAAATCCCCAAGAGGCAGAGTCATTGGCGGAAGCATTCCCAAGTTCTAGGAGAGAGTGAAAGGGATGACAGGGGAGATGTTCATCGTTGTACGACCAGGATTTTGAATGCATTTAGCATGGCGGGATGTGGTTTCTGGAGTTGCTAGCATGTTTCTTCACCATATACCAAAATCATTCAAGAGATGAAGGTAAAACTTCAGAGTatctacaacagtctaccctataaagattcaccacctccacagtggcggtactagcgtataaattaGCATAACATAGTATTGAAtgtatttaatatggtattttCAAAATTGATACTACAttattcttttaaaaaacagggttctcaacctttcaactctccatttctctcacatacaacatacaacaatttctcatatacaataCCACTACTATATACAACACTTAGTATTTAGTAGCACCCCCCTaagcatcaataaccgcctagcaccgagcaggcatactctcagtcagcccattcaagaaatcctccggtacagcatcccaagcatcacgaacaacccctcgaagtatagtaggcgtcatatactgatctccatacttctcctctatccaatccttcatccaattccatacagattcaataggattcaaatccggtgaaaatgtaggccacgccattatacaaacaccaagctcctcaaagtattcaattgtttctttagcagaatgcccaggcgcattatcttgcataacaattgggtttcgatactttcgaaggcgaaaaaaCCCCTCCATTAAAGGAGCAATGTGCGAGACATAGCCTTCGGCATCAATCcagccccattccttctcccaaaagagggacgggcctttttcaaggcctCAAAACGAAGCCTAAAATatccatcctccacatttccggcgtcgaggtcgaaggcagtcagggtgcctttcttcatcagctcgcCGAGTCACTCGTACCTTTCGGTGGTATCCAGGGGTTACCTAGGTCTCATCAGTCCAGATTATTCGACACCAATCATCACGAGTCCAGTTAACGTGAGCTCGTGCCCATGTGAGGcgttcaaggagattcttctccttaAAACAGGCCGACCAAGCGCGACACGCCGGTTATATCCCCTAATAGCTAAGGTTCGTCGAAGTGTATCAACAGAGATATTAAGAGATAGAATATCAATTAACTTCTCATACGAAAGCCGGCGATTGACCTCATTTGCAGTGATAAAAGTAATAATATCATCCACTTCACTActtttcaattttgggactcGACCCGGAGGCTTATGAGGCGTAGGAGTACCTCGTGCAATCGCCCAGCGTACTTGGTTCCGGGTAATACCAAGATAATCCgcaattctttgtttcgaccagtcaatactatccaaaGCAAGCACTTGGATGGCAGTATCTCGCTCTAGCCAGTTCCAACGTTATAATTTCCGGTCAAGATTAcccatcggaaagggctcACAAGGCATAGCAGAAGTagcggaattggtggtatcggcggtaaaggactcggtatcggaatccggtggttcgggggggggggggcttggggtacgagggacctcttcaatagggggctcagggtattccatagtgaattgaattgaatggtagagagggtggttgaaggaagaattcaagagcaaagcaatACATGGTGAATACAAAGTGCTAAATTTCATAGGACTAAATTATGCAGATCTCtacaccgccactgtggaggtggtgaatttTTATAGGATAGACGGTTATAGGGCAGAAGCTGGAGGCATAGTGAACAGCACCTTTTGACGCGTCACACACGTTCAGCAGGAATTTTTGGGATTAATTACCAAAGCGCACTCCACCGAGTCACCACCTTGAGCCACAGAGAGAGCAGGGACAGGCAGCAGAATTCGTCACTCCACTGTGAGGATTATGATGCTCATTCTGAGACAACTTCCAGGTTTTGACTACAGTGCTCTTCTCCAACCTCGAGCCACTGGCTCGAGACTTGATGAAAAGAATGTTTCCACAGATGGAAGTGCCAAAGAATACGCCTGTCAATGACCCGAAGGCCATTGAACAGACTGTTCCACCGCGCTGTGCAATGCAGGGACCAGCCTGTGGTGACACATCTTTTTGATCACGGTCACCCAAACAAGGTAAGtatgaagagaaaaagaaaaaaaatgaaatggTTGCGGGGGAGGCTCCCTTATATACCCTTGGAAAGTGGCGGTGGCAGAACAAGGTGGCCTAAGCGAGAATTGGCATTTTGCATATTATGCAAAATGAGCAAATTATGCAAACACAATGCATCCCTTTACAACATGTTCAAGGCATTATTTGCTGGCAGTCACGTGCTATGAAGTTTTGAGACTCGGCCAACTTAGACCGGAGAACAAATCATTTGCTACAGCACTGTGTCTACCGAGTTGCCACAATGAGAAACAGAGCTAGCAACACGTTGTCGAAAGGCGTATGTATTTTTTTACTTTGCTTGGTTTCCCCAAATGCAAATGGCTAACAAGGCACTGTTCAGAAAATCCGTCAATCATGGAGCAAATACAACCTGTATAACATGCAACGATTCCGCAGCCCACCTACCACCAATCGTACATTCTTTCAACAGAAATGGTCTGCTAAGGCTGTCTCCCGTGCCTATCACGGCGAGCAAGTCCGCGAGGGACAGTGGAAACGCATGTTCAACCATCGCATCCGCAGTGTTATCCCCATGAATGCATCCGACTTGGCCGCCGATGACGGTACCCTAGTCTCGTCCGGTAGAGGCTCTGGGCTTGATAAGGGTGGAAAACCCGCTTACCAGACGCGTCCGACACCTTACACCCACATGACCTTTGCACCCCTTGAGCGACGATTGGATGTGGCCATCTTCCGAGCTCTATTTGCTAGCAGTGCCAGACAGGCGAGACAGTTCGTCATCCACGGAGCTGTTACTGTTAACGGGCAAAAGGTATGATGCGATGTGGGAAGCTATCGTTTACTTCTATACTAATAGACTTTTGTGTTACTAGATGAAACACCCCAGCTATCTTCTTAACCCTGGAGACCTCTTCCAGGTCGAGCCAGAACGCGTCTTGTATGCCACTGGTCACACAAAGACTCCATACGAGCGACGTCAGGGCCGAAGGATTCGGAGAAGGGCTAAGGCACAGAGATTGCAGGAAGCCGAGGCAGCCGAGGGCGCACCAGAGGCCGAGGCGGAGTCAACGGAGACCGCAAAGGAAGATACCAAGGGGACTGAAAAGGAAGATAGTAAGGAGCCTGAAAAGGAAGATATCAAGGAGACTCTCAGGGCGCTTTTGGCACGGGCCAAGTCTGTCATGTCTGCTGGCAAGGAGACCCTCGCTCCCCAGCGCAAGCAGGAGCTTCGCGGCTTCCAACAAGCCGTCCGCCGCGTATTGTCCCGCTCCGAGTCCAGCACCGTCCTCGCAGACAGCCTGGAGGCCCAGTTCTCCCAGCTGACCCTGCTGCTCAAGGCCAAGCGGAGCGAGAAgccagaaaaaaaggagGTGAAGCCCCGTCCAGCAGATGCCTTCGCATTCGACAGGGAAGATACGGAAGTGGCTTCCGCCAAGAAAGACACAGAGGCCATAGTTAGTGACAAGCTCTCCGAGGCCTTCGCACAGGCAACACTTGGTAATGAGGTCGATGCCTCAGAGCTCAGCGACGAAGAGTTCGACACGCTCAAGCGCGCTCTTACTCAAATGCGCGACAATCCTCTCGACAACAGCAAGACCTACTCCACTCCTTGGCAGCCACGCCAATATATGTCTGCCTTTGCCTTCATCCCGCGCTACCTCGAGGTCAACCAGAACATTTGTGCAGCCGTGTACCTGCGTCACCCCGTGGCCCGCCCCGGTTCCGCCGAGGTGCCCACTCCCTTTGGCGAATCCATTGCCACTCCGGCTTATGGCTGGTACCTGAGGAGACGGTGGTAGAGGATGTGGTTGGCCTGTCTCTCTCTGCCTAGCCTGTTCCTTCTTCGTTTGTCTCTACTGTTCTACTATTTACCCTCCTCTAACCCTCCCATCTTTGTATTAGTGGGCTCTTAGGTCCCCCTCACTTTCTGCATATTTCTGGATCATGTTGACCATGGTATTGGTTTCTCTTTTGCTTGTCTTTGGGGCTTTTTGTGTCAGCTCCGCCCCCTGTACCACCATAGCCATGATGTGTTGTAAATGGATATATTTTTGAAGCTACTGTTTCCGGCTGTAGATTGCTCGGTCGTTTGCCTGGTCCTTAAGTAGGTCTGACTGCTTTGCCGGCTTGTTATGGGTGGAAACTATGCGAAGAGCCCACTTTCAATGTCCTATTGGGTTCTAATTCCATGAGATATGTTAGAGCCTCACACGATGTTGTAAAGCGATGATACAAACTTGCGGACAATTACCTACAGGTGTTGGGGTTTTGATTTGTGCATTGCAAGTATATAAACGTGTTGGTTATCTGAACTGCTAAAACCCCAATGGAAAGTATCCATGGGATACAATTCGAATGAATACACATCATTAAGCCCAAAATCAAGACATTTAGGGGGTCAAATTGTTCAATTGAAGCTCTTTCCTGTACTCTAAAGACAGTATAGCCAGAGCTGTAACACTAGATGCTTAGCGCACGGACCTGATAGAAAACCCTCAGGTGAAATACATCACAGCTTTATCTTATCCCCACAGATCGACAAGGGCACTCTGCATTGGTCCGCTGCGCTGATTTTACCCTATTGATGGCTACTCTGGACTAAGGAGACCATCCCTGGACTCATAGGCCACCCAACTTGCACTGTTGGTCTCCTACGGCGGCTACTCAGCCACTACTATTGCTACCGTGCAAGCTGCTGTCCTCATGACGCGCATTCAACCACACGAATACAACCGTCCTTTGTATCACCCCCCTTCACAAAATTCCTTCGGCACAGTACCATCGGGCCTGCGCTTAGGGTTCAGCCCAGCTTCCCAGTCCGTCTCCGTGGTAGTGAGGAATCCATCCACGACCGATAACGCACCAGAGAACAGTCAAGAGACACGTGGAAGGGCAAACCTAACCGGAAGAGATTCACGTGAAGGAGAAATCCTCGAAAGCGATCTATACTATGTCCAGATGCCGGTGGGCGTAGCTCAACGCAGCGGAGGAGATGGGTCAAGGCTGATGTCGGGATTAACCACTAAAAGAGGCACAAAGCGCGATCAcaacgatgatgatgagctCGATGGTGACACTTCGCGGCAGCACAGACGTCTTACCACCAAAGAAGAAGTAGCGCTCTTCGAGATTTGCAACCAAAACGCAGACAGCTTCGGCAGCCGCAGCAATCTGTGCAAGTGGTGGATATCCATTGCCACCGAGTTCAAGCGCACCCATGAAGGCCGCTCTTACTCGTGGCACTCAGTGCGGCGCAAAGTCGAAATGGTCACGAGGCAGCGCATCAAGTTTCTTGAGGACCAGCGTCAGCGAGGCTCAAACGCACCCGGATCAACGGCCGAGGAATTGATGAACCCGCAATGGCTCGCTGCCGTGGATGCCTGGCTTCCGACCTGGCAGCGATGGGAAGAAGCCGAGAACCGGCGCATTGCAAAGCGGGATGAGCTTAAAAAGCGTAGACAGCCGCAGCCCTGGCGCCAGAATTCCAAGAACGGAGACCAGGACCCATGGCGGAACCTGCCTGGGTCATCTGCCACTCACCCGACTGATGTCAATGCCACAATGATGGGTATGATGCACCAGCCTGTTGCGAATAACGTCGGTGATACTGCCCTCCCGGCTACCAGCCCTACGCCCTCGCCCTCAAATACTGGTCCTGCACCGCCCGCCCATTCCCTCGAATCACCCTCCACGCCCATCTCTACGACCACCTCACTGAAATTACCACCGGGGTTCGAGAATATGTTCTCAACCCCACAACTCACCTCACAAGTTGCACCTCTTCCCCCTATATCCACACCACCAGCCCCACAATCCGACGGCCGTATGGTCTCAGCCGTCCTCGAAACCCTAGGCAAACTCAACAAACACCTAGACGCCGCATCAGGGGGTGGCATAGACACGAGTGCCGCCTCACCCGTGATCTCGGCTTTGGTGCAGGCCGCCTCGGAACCACAGGGTTTGGCCTCTCCTCGGCAATCACAGCGCCCGCAAATACAGTGTACGTTACAGCCACAGCCACACCAGGGTCTCACTCACATTCAAATTGAGCGAATGAAAGAAGAGCTACGACAGGAAATGCAGGCTCAGTTTCGAGGTGAGCTGGAGCGCGAACGTATTGCGATGGAAGAAAAGCTAGATTCTGTGCAGCGGACTCAGGACCTGATTCTTGAGATGTTGAGACAGGAGCCTGCTTGACGCAGAGGGTGGCTTGGTTTGGTACTTATTCTCTAAGCATCGCTTGTGTTGTATTGCTTCCTTCTATTCTTGCTTGTgcctttcctttttttttctttctctttttctgaTATGATACCCATTTTCGACTGCGAAAGACGGCGTGCCTGCACATCTTTACTGCTACTCGAGTGTTTACTTTCTTGATATTCTTGAAGACATGGCAAGACTACTCCTCAAAACTCCATACAATGAACTTGAAAAGGACCCAGCCGATGGCAATTGCTCTCTACTCTAGAACAGAAACCAAGCAAAAAAACATAAGAGAAAATAGTCATCGGGCTAAATTACAGATAAATGATAGAACGACCCAAGAATCTCTTCCTAAGCCTTCACACAACGATTAAGAGCCCTTCCATGATGCACAAAAGTGCCCATAGGGCGAAACAATCTAGTAGTAGAAAGTCTCATCGACGGTACGACCACGCATCCACTTGGGCTCAGAGCCACGGACGTAGATGTCCTCGAAGAGGTTGCGGGCAGTGTTGTCGGGGACGGGCATCTTCTCAGCCTCGGCGACCTCAGCGTCGACGTTGGCACGGGCGGTCTTGTCGAGAGTCTTGAGCTCCTCCTCGGAGGTGACGCCCCACTCGAGCATCTTCTGCTTAAGGCCAGCGATGGGATCGTTGGTGCTGCGCATGCGCTGGATCTCCTCACGGCTTCGGTAAGTAGTACCGGGGTCTGACATGGAGTGACCACCGTAACGGTACGTGACGTACTCTAGGACGAGAGGTCCGTTGCCGCTGATGGCGTAGTTCTTACTGTACTGGACAGCGGCCTTGGTGGCAAGGACGTCCATTCCATTGACCTTGAGACCGGGAATGTACTGACCACGCTTGTAGTACTCGGTCAGAGCGGAGGAGCGCGAGGCGGAGGTACCCATGCCGTACTTATTGTCTAAAGGGAACATAAAGTAAGTCTATCTGTCGGGTTTGGAGGCTGTAAAGACTCGGAATAAACCACTTACTCTCACAACCGAAGAGAACGGGAAGCTTCCACAGCTTGGCCATGTTGAAGGCTTCGAACACCTGACCCTGGTTAGAGGCACCGTCACCGTAGAGAACGATGGAGGTGTTGGGCTGCTCGTTGTACTGTTGGGCGAAGGCGAGACCGGCACCGACGGGCACCTGAGCACCGACAATACCGTTACCACCGTAGAAGTTCTCGGCGAACATGTGCATGGAACCACCCTTGCCGTACGCGATACCCTCACGGCGACCGAGAAGCTCACCAATGATGGACTTGACGGTACCACCACGCATCATGGCGAAACCGTGGCAACGGTAAGCGGTGATAACCTTGTCCATGCGGGTGATGGCGTGCTCAATTCCGACAGCGACGGCTTCCTGTCCGGTGGAGAGATGGCAAAAACCacggatcttcttctccttgtaCAGACGATCGGCGGCCATCTCCATACGTCTGCAAAAGAACAAACAGTCAGTCAGCGGCTAGTTCAAACATCCGCTGTCGTAATTTTCGTACCTCATCGCGACCATGTCGTAGTACATCTGCTTGAGCTCCTTCTTGGAGGTCTCGAGAGTGTACGGGGGTGGGTCAAGCTCGTAAGTCTCGAAGCTCTCATCGGAGAGACGGACAGTGAAGAGCTTTTCATCCTCCTGTTAACGCGCAAGCATAAGCATTAGCAATTGAAATCCCGGACACCTGCGGGCGAGGTTTTTCAGATCTTCCGGATAGGGCTCAACAAACCTGCGGGATCGGTGTCTCGACGTTGGCGGAAGCGGCGTCGGTGGTGACAGTGCGACGGGCAACAGGAGTGAAGGCACTACGCCTCAAAGGCGCAGCCTGACGGACCGCGGCACGGAAGAGCATTTTATGAGGGAATTGGAGATGGTGCGTTGAAGGTGATAGGCACCTTTTTCCGTCCCAACAACTCTCATTCAATTTTGCCGTCTTAGTCAGCTTCCAGATCGGGGCCGCCCGGTGAGGAAAGTCAGGCCGGGTCCGATGCTTGACTTCACTACTTCATTCTTGGATGTTGATCATGAATTCTGTTATGTTTACCAAAAGATTATTGTATTTGGGTAACCGAATCCCTTGGAATTATCAGAATGGTCCATCTCAACTAACAACCGGCTTTTCTGCTATGTCCACCTGGGACTCTTTTCCGGTTTCGATCTCTGATCCGATCCCAACGGTTCAATGCGTCTCTATATCACATCGGAACTTCTGACCTTTGGCGATAGGAAGGACCGATTCAAGTCTTACAGGACACCCAATTGCCTCTTCAATGCCTGTTTGTCATTGACAAGTTTAACAAACGATGATCGTGTATGACAGAAAATACATATGGCTAGGAGGCTAGGATACATCAAGGATCGAAAGGGCAGCACTACAACCCAACTTGGCAAATCGCCGTAATCATATTTTGCAGTAACGAGAACAGAGTCTTAGGCAAGCAGAACTTCATATAAAAAAAGGTCGAAGTGTGTCTGTTTCGACTGTTGCGGTAGAAAACAAGCTTCACCACACAGATATCAAAAGGTACTTGACACCAATTTCAGGGCTATTGAGAGAAATTTCTATTGAGAGGCCCAAAAGGCAAAGTTCCATTTTCGACTACTATTTTCAGCAACCTCAGAAAGCTTCATTCAAGGCGAATTAAGACCCCAAGCGCATACTTGATTGACTTTACAAACCTTGTTGACTTTGTTGACATTCTAAATAGAAGTGCAGTTTGTTCTGATATCTCGTATCAAGCGCAGAGCTCCATCATTTAAGATGCTGCTTTACCCTTCCATCGTCGCCTCCTTCTCTGCATCAGCTTCTGAACCGGGGTGACCAAGGTATCATTTGTCCCATGCCTCTATTCAAAAACGGGAATCTAA
Above is a window of Penicillium digitatum chromosome 2, complete sequence DNA encoding:
- a CDS encoding mitochondrial 37S ribosomal protein uS4m, translating into MRNRASNTLSKGKIRQSWSKYNLYNMQRFRSPPTTNRTFFQQKWSAKAVSRAYHGEQVREGQWKRMFNHRIRSVIPMNASDLAADDGTLVSSGRGSGLDKGGKPAYQTRPTPYTHMTFAPLERRLDVAIFRALFASSARQARQFVIHGAVTVNGQKMKHPSYLLNPGDLFQVEPERVLYATGHTKTPYERRQGRRIRRRAKAQRLQEAEAAEGAPEAEAESTETAKEDTKGTEKEDSKEPEKEDIKETLRALLARAKSVMSAGKETLAPQRKQELRGFQQAVRRVLSRSESSTVLADSLEAQFSQLTLLLKAKRSEKPEKKEVKPRPADAFAFDREDTEVASAKKDTEAIVSDKLSEAFAQATLGNEVDASELSDEEFDTLKRALTQMRDNPLDNSKTYSTPWQPRQYMSAFAFIPRYLEVNQNICAAVYLRHPVARPGSAEVPTPFGESIATPAYGWYLRRRW
- a CDS encoding DNA repair protein Rad26, putative — translated: MEDDDDDYGSDEFDSLPPGTWFALEQNAFQATQASASQCHSNPINSNPVPHTQGVPLNNNSGSLRPPPRLHTGLTNDYNALEVGEFEAEVYDNVDKPHVISHDQHIHVTDPSFTVKGQLGDAMDVDEHYGQGNAAAEINARLVQMEQEREQMLQELAEARTQVETKAGEISIIRKKQTTMTQDYDRQLAALRKSMADEIAKHKQEVEAAMSEGKVLATENIFLQQDLVDEAYQLRNYKSKNREMEAPVTPRKSRVLPFRDGFDDDEIAMVSPSKSAARSKRATPTVPGKRKRQSSQDGPVPLQLNPAGVELMMTDATETTAEVDEVKRKSAEADRNQRFMMRLLSHRTHPHQETDFEAMAKFTFPSEPHRPMSSIVMEVMARVDPNSYVLEHMQTITSLWQRAINEKFYEPIPRFEAITKYCLMSDDVPLSEVITPLVGVLQDTVEVNAVPRFKYAPASRDKRITRQTPQSDLQPLVDSTGAMRLLYQIACGVLHNKSAMETFWQNIRISFILVMLHPSHPLGDIVLLMNLLSTSIRADSFGPIRNSDQDQLDVQKWIVDRLTHMLSEPAIPDEGVEPYTAYDICAMRLEVLLLLESLALNPMAPSPKHASTILALHPNALARLFRSMHDELDALYSSPPESDLRVALVNGLMRLVFGVMRQHGPLINMQEKLACVPGSKQKHLVVLTRLAFCDGTMLEAGIDDETVDMAHELLEEWTNPQEAESLAEAFPSSRRE
- a CDS encoding Inorganic pyrophosphatase, which codes for MTRIQPHEYNRPLYHPPSQNSFGTVPSGLRLGFSPASQSVSVVVRNPSTTDNAPENSQETRGRANLTGRDSREGEILESDLYYVQMPVGVAQRSGGDGSRLMSGLTTKRGTKRDHNDDDELDGDTSRQHRRLTTKEEVALFEICNQNADSFGSRSNLCKWWISIATEFKRTHEGRSYSWHSVRRKVEMVTRQRIKFLEDQRQRGSNAPGSTAEELMNPQWLAAVDAWLPTWQRWEEAENRRIAKRDELKKRRQPQPWRQNSKNGDQDPWRNLPGSSATHPTDVNATMMGMMHQPVANNVGDTALPATSPTPSPSNTGPAPPAHSLESPSTPISTTTSLKLPPGFENMFSTPQLTSQVAPLPPISTPPAPQSDGRMVSAVLETLGKLNKHLDAASGGGIDTSAASPVISALVQAASEPQGLASPRQSQRPQIQCTLQPQPHQGLTHIQIERMKEELRQEMQAQFRGELERERIAMEEKLDSVQRTQDLILEMLRQEPA
- a CDS encoding Pyruvate dehydrogenase E1 component alpha subunit, putative, coding for MLFRAAVRQAAPLRRSAFTPVARRTVTTDAASANVETPIPQEDEKLFTVRLSDESFETYELDPPPYTLETSKKELKQMYYDMVAMRRMEMAADRLYKEKKIRGFCHLSTGQEAVAVGIEHAITRMDKVITAYRCHGFAMMRGGTVKSIIGELLGRREGIAYGKGGSMHMFAENFYGGNGIVGAQVPVGAGLAFAQQYNEQPNTSIVLYGDGASNQGQVFEAFNMAKLWKLPVLFGCENNKYGMGTSASRSSALTEYYKRGQYIPGLKVNGMDVLATKAAVQYSKNYAISGNGPLVLEYVTYRYGGHSMSDPGTTYRSREEIQRMRSTNDPIAGLKQKMLEWGVTSEEELKTLDKTARANVDAEVAEAEKMPVPDNTARNLFEDIYVRGSEPKWMRGRTVDETFYY